CCAAATTATCAGTGAAAAGCACAGTAGGCGTGGTAATCGGAAGAAGCAGATATGTCAAAAGTGGcttaatccattggatctcagATGTCGCAGAGGCAATGACGCGATATTCAGTCTCAGTCGAAGAGCACGCAACCGTGCATTGTTTGAAAGATGAATAGGAGTATTTGTAAGAAATAGTCGGCGAGTGATATCGTCACTCGTGCAACCATTGTAGAAGGCAATCGATGGATATTCTTTTAGAGCAAAATCTACTAGTGCGATCAACGAAACGACTATTTGTTGAACTTTGCCTTTGATGAAAGAAGACAACAACTGGAAGGAGACGAGATGTTATTGTTTGAAGATTAGAATCTAACTTATCATCAGAATAAGAGTAACAGAGAGAGAAGGCTACATGTATATGCTATCGAataaaacttgaaaaaaaaaatttactactTGACTTATAAGAAAATGACTAAAATAATATTCACGAAGGAAAGACCGTTATAATGCGTTTAAAAacaaaagagaggaagaagagacggAGAAAGATaagagggggagggggagggggagggggagggggagtgCGGGGTGAAGGGATTCATAATGCTCGTTGCTTGGACGACAGGGAGCCTCCCTAGCCGCTTGGTCTGCATAACAAGGTCGTAAGGGGCAGCGATGCGCTTGGCGAAGGCGAACACCTCATCATCGTCCATATTGCTCAGAGCGCGGATGCCGCCGACAACGGAACGAAGGTGGCGGACGGCCTCGATGATGTTACCAGTGCCGACCTCGCCCTTGGTGCGGATCATGGCGGCGCCCTCGCGGATGCGGCGGAGGGCCTCGGGCAGAAGGAAATTGTGCTTGTTGATGTGGTTCTGGTCATCTGCCGGGGTCGAGCCTTCGCTCACGGGCGGTGATCTCCTTGATGAGATCGACCTGGATCGGACATGCGGGCGACGCCGCCCTGGGAGCGGATATCTGCTGGGACGCGCTCCAGCGCCATGACGGCGCAGGCTCCAGCCTCTTCGGCGATACGAGCCTGCTCAGGGGTGACGACTGTGAGCAAATAATCCGGATAAATTCAAATAAGTTGGACATGATAAGTTTTAACGTTTCGTTTAATATTTTTGATAACTTAGCCTTTCCTATTTTATAGCTTACTTGGCATTATTTCTATGGTTTAAGTGATGTAAGATCTTATCACTTGTGGTGTATATATACAACACAAATGTGAATGGAAACAGCAACACAGCAAGATTAATTTTTCCCAAGTTACTACGttccttttgttttgtttttttatctTCTTTATTGTTTTTGTGTGTATTGTCGGGGTGCTGCTCATAGATTctgaaccaacaattggtatcagagccttggtaGTATAAGACACCCAAGAATCTACAATTCCACAAAAATGTCTGGCATCCCACAAGTTGCTGCAAAGGAGAACGGCGGAGTGCCATTTCCCTATCCGATGCTAAGCCCACACAATTACACTGTGTGGGCAATCAAGACAGAGGCGATTCTTGATGCCCAGGGAGTCTGGGAGGCGGTGGAGCCAGCGGAAGGAGCCCAGGTGGATGCAAAGAAGGATAAAAAGGCACGTGCATACATCCTGCAgtgtgtccccgaagacatccttCTCCAGATCGCAACAAAGAAGACGGCGAAGGAAGTCTGGGACAGCCTCAAGACGAGGTACCTTGGTAGTGATCGGGTAAAGAAGGCACGTGTACAAACATTGAAGAGTGAGTTTGACGCTCTCCGGATGAAAGAGACCGAAacgattgatgagtttgctggcaaactcaGCGCCCTAAGCAGCAAGTTCTCCACCCTTGGTGCCACGCTTGAAGATTCCTCGTTGGTAAAAAAATTGCTCGATTCTGTCCCTGATAAATTCTTTCCTATTGTTGCTGGTATTGAGCAATTCTACGACCTTGAGTCTATACCATTTGAGGAGGCTATAGGGCGACTAAAGGCGTACGAAGAACGAACGCTACGACTACGCAGCAACACCAACGGCACTGAAGGTGAGCTCCTATTAACTCATGCCGAATGGCAAATGCGACAGAAGGGGAGCAACGTGGACACCTCGTCAGGAGGAAAGGGGCGTGGGTTCAGCAGCCCCAGTCGTGGCAACTGGCGTGGGCGTGGCCGAGGGCGCGGTCGTGGTCGTGGTACACAGCGCCAAGATAGTGCAGGAGGGACTAGCGGCAACAACAGTGGCACTCGTGATAAGAGACACATAAAATGCTTCAATTGTGAGAAAATGGGGCATTATGCGTCTGAATGCTACAGCAAGCGTCGTGGAgatgaggctcacctcacttgCGCCACCGATGAAGAGCCAGCACTAATGATGACCATGTTCCACGAAGAATCTCAGCGGCAGGATACCATTCTGCTCAGTGAAGAGAGATTGCTACCGGAGGTGTACCGGGGCGTCAAGAAAGGTGAAGACAAAGACGTTTGGTACCTTGACAATGGTGCCAGCAATCACATGACTGGACATCGcgagaagtttcaagaactagatgaaacTATCACCGGGAGGGTGAGGTTTGGCGATGGATCAACTATTGAGATCATGGGCAGGGGGACGACTGTGTTCGAATGCAAGAACGGCGATCAGAAGACCCTCCACGAGGTATACTACATTCcgaaactttgtagtaatatcataagCCTTGGTCAGTTGACAGAAGCTGGGAACGAGGTGCACATGGAAGGAGATAccatgaaggtgattgataggagcgggaagCTCTTGATGCTGGTAAAGCGAACGCAAAATCGCTTGTACAAGATAACCTTGAAGACATTCAAGCAAGTCTGCCTCCAAGCAAGCCTAGAAGACCCCACCTGGTTATGGCATGCAAGGCTCGGACATGTAAACTTTCATGACTTGAAGCTGTTGGGGGAGAAGAAATTGGTGGTTGGTGTGCCACTATTGCCCCAGACGAACAAGCTTTGCGAGGTGTGTGTGATCTCCAAACATGCAAGATCGTCATTCCCGCACCAAGCAAACTTTAGAGCGACGAAGCCGTTGGAACTTCTCCATGCTGATATCTGCGGGCCAATTTCACCAAGTACACTTGCTGGTAACAAGTATTTCTTTTTGATTGTTGATGATTGCACAAGGTGGATGTGGGTATTTGTCTTGACAGCAAAGAAAGATGCATTCCAAGCATTCAAGAAGTTCAAGTCCGTGACGGAGAACACAACTGAGTACAAGATCAAGACACTTCGGACAGACCGTGGCGGTGAGTTTCTATCCACGGAGTTCACTCGATTCTGTGAAAATGAAGGAATTGAGAGGCACCTTTCGGCTCCctacacaccccaacagaatggcgtTGTGGAGCGTCGTAACCGCACAGTGATGGCTATGGCAAGATCTCTCCTCAAGGGTACACATATGCCGGCAAGGTTCTGGGGAGAGGCGGTTAGGCATGCTGTCTATCTGCTAAACCGTCTCCCAACTAAAGCGCTAGGAGAACGTACTCCATTTGAAGCTTGGATGGGGAGAAAGCCACATCTTGCCCACTTGAAGGTGTTTGGTTGTATTGCCTATGCAAAAAATACAACCCCTCACCTTAAGAAACTTGACGACAGAAGCTCACCTATGGTATACTTAGGAGTCGAAGAAGGCTACAAAGCTCATCGTCTATTTGATCCAaggcataacaagctacaagtaagtagagatgtaatatttcaagaaaatagtgAATGGACATGGAACGCAGGTGCTGATAAAGAAGACTTACCTGAGTTTGTGGTGGTGAATGCATTCAACACCGACGAGGTGATTGTTACTGCAGACATTGAGGCAGCGGCGGAAGATGTCACACCATCATCAAGTCTATCTACCCCATCTTCGACAAGAGCATCAAGTCCGTCTACACCATCATCGAGCACCCAAGCAACTACCTCACCCGAGTCTCATGAAGGGCCAGTCCGTTATAGGTCCATTGCCGATATCTATGCCAACACTGAGGAAATAGTTGGTATTGATGAAGAGGAGAATGAGGTAATGCTGATGATGTCAGAAGAGCCGACCTGTTACCAAGAAGCTGCAACCGAGGCTTGCTGGTACGAAGCAATGGAGGAAGAACTGAAGACTATTGAGATGAACAAGACCTGGACCCTAACTGAGCTCCCATTA
The genomic region above belongs to Zingiber officinale cultivar Zhangliang chromosome 11A, Zo_v1.1, whole genome shotgun sequence and contains:
- the LOC122031230 gene encoding probable pyridoxal 5'-phosphate synthase subunit PDX1.1, with the protein product MPIVTPEQARIAEEAGACAVMALERVPADIRSQGGVARMSDPDDQNHINKHNFLLPEALRRIREGAAMIRTKGEVGTGNIIEAVRHLRSVVGGIRALSNMDDDEVFAFAKRIAAPYDLVMQTKRLGRLPVVQATSIMNPFTPHSPSPSPSPSPSYLSPSLLPLFCF